From Endozoicomonas sp. 8E, the proteins below share one genomic window:
- a CDS encoding helix-turn-helix domain-containing protein has translation MSRKAPPKRAHKERFYPTVEQEEPLAQSFGCARFVYSNTLRFRTNAYYKDGISVSHSHAEKRLVLLKSEFPFLKEVLSVILQQILPD, from the coding sequence ATTTCGCGTAAAGCACCGCCCAAACGGGCCCACAAAGAACGATTTTACCCGACGGTTGAGCAGGAAGAGCCTCTTGCCCAGTCGTTTGGTTGTGCACGATTTGTCTATAGTAATACTTTGCGCTTTCGTACCAATGCATACTACAAAGATGGAATCAGTGTTTCTCACTCACACGCAGAAAAACGTCTTGTGTTGCTCAAGTCAGAATTTCCATTCTTGAAAGAGGTTTTAAGTGTGATTTTACAGCAAATACTCCCAGATTAG
- a CDS encoding transposase — MKLPVSTPGTTDQDLLQQILVLLSERDQEIASLKHQLAWFRQQLFGEKSEKRLIENPDQLALGEILQDKPEEQETPSETITYERRKKNRPEDCVSDQGLRFTEDVQVELIPMPAVEMKGEDADQYEIIDYDYTYRLAQRPASYVILKYQREVVRRCASAHQLPSGLRYPTANPANLEREIQG; from the coding sequence ATGAAATTACCTGTTTCGACCCCCGGCACCACTGACCAGGACCTGCTTCAGCAGATCCTGGTCTTGCTGTCGGAGCGTGATCAGGAAATAGCTTCTCTTAAACATCAGCTGGCCTGGTTTAGACAACAGCTATTTGGTGAAAAATCCGAAAAGCGCCTGATTGAGAATCCGGACCAGCTGGCGCTGGGAGAAATCCTTCAGGACAAGCCTGAAGAGCAGGAAACTCCCTCAGAAACCATCACTTACGAACGGCGGAAAAAGAATCGCCCTGAAGACTGTGTGAGCGATCAGGGACTGCGCTTTACTGAAGATGTACAAGTTGAACTCATCCCTATGCCCGCTGTTGAAATGAAAGGTGAAGACGCAGACCAGTACGAAATCATTGATTACGATTACACCTATCGGCTGGCGCAGCGTCCTGCCAGCTATGTCATCCTGAAATATCAGCGCGAAGTCGTTCGTCGATGTGCTTCAGCGCATCAGTTACCGTCTGGCTTGAGATATCCGACAGCTAATCCCGCGAATCTGGAAAGAGAAATTCAGGGCTAA
- a CDS encoding transposase domain-containing protein — protein sequence MHSQATINANFTLSRNRKINGHEPYAWLRHVLTTLPCYPPP from the coding sequence ATGCACAGTCAGGCTACTATAAACGCCAACTTCACTCTGTCCCGAAACCGAAAAATCAATGGGCATGAGCCTTATGCTTGGCTGCGACATGTGTTGACGACACTACCTTGTTACCCGCCGCCCTAA
- a CDS encoding CreA family protein → MYLESYRNPSNSSISCIKTTKNDGKVPKLYHLQKQQEVYKVRISIGDKTLRVERIIDSKNKNIIYISYTNQAFRGSEKHSMSVVHFSTESHESCDVD, encoded by the coding sequence ATCTACCTTGAAAGTTACCGGAACCCTTCTAACTCTAGTATTAGCTGTATAAAAACAACTAAAAATGATGGTAAAGTTCCTAAACTATACCACCTTCAAAAACAGCAGGAGGTTTATAAAGTAAGAATAAGCATCGGGGATAAAACATTAAGAGTGGAGCGAATTATTGACTCGAAAAACAAAAATATTATTTATATTAGCTATACCAATCAAGCTTTCCGAGGTAGTGAGAAACACTCTATGTCGGTAGTGCACTTTTCTACCGAAAGTCATGAAAGTTGTGATGTGGATTAG
- a CDS encoding IS3 family transposase (programmed frameshift): MTRYSKEMKESIIQKMMPPNNVSVAQLKRETGITDATLYTWRKQAKAQGVAVPGDGKNPQQWSAENKFAVLMETANMNTTELSEYCRKKGLYYEDLQQWKADFIAGSTKPAESRQVQAAARRDDKKRIQKLEKELKRKDKALAETAALLVLTKKGKRDLGGARGRLIPLPDRKEAVALIQEAVSQGARKVKACAALNLSIRTVQRWQKDVEQVREDQRQYADRTMPANQLTKSEQNEILKVCNSERFKSKSPCQIVPTLADEGVYMASESSFYRVLKAHNQQHHRGRSQKPAKRKPTSHRATAPNQLWSWDITFLGSPIRGKYYYLYLVLDVYSRMIVTWEVHERESSDLAAQMIRKAFMQNKISLQEQPLVLHSDNGSPMKGATMLSTLQQLGVQTSFSRPRVSNDNSYSESGFRTMKYRPGYPNHFSSLESARKWVYGFVNWYNMEHKHSGIKFQTPYDRHTGKAQKRVLNRERVYRKAKEQHPERWGSRETRNWQLPVEVWLNPERSENQQHCDLAA, from the exons ATGACTCGCTACTCCAAAGAAATGAAAGAGTCCATTATCCAGAAGATGATGCCGCCAAATAATGTTTCCGTGGCTCAGCTTAAAAGAGAAACCGGCATTACTGATGCAACCCTGTATACTTGGCGCAAACAGGCAAAAGCGCAAGGTGTAGCCGTGCCCGGTGATGGTAAGAATCCTCAGCAGTGGAGTGCTGAAAACAAGTTCGCGGTTCTGATGGAAACCGCCAACATGAACACAACAGAGCTATCCGAATACTGTCGTAAGAAGGGTCTCTACTATGAAGACTTGCAGCAGTGGAAAGCTGATTTTATCGCAGGCAGCACAAAGCCTGCTGAATCCCGTCAGGTACAGGCCGCTGCCAGACGAGATGACAAGAAGCGCATCCAGAAACTGGAAAAAGAACTCAAACGCAAAGACAAGGCACTTGCTGAAACCGCAGCACTGTTGGTTCTAACAAAAAAGG GCAAACGCGATCTGGGGGGAGCGCGAGGACGATTGATTCCTCTCCCTGATCGCAAGGAAGCCGTTGCTTTAATCCAGGAAGCTGTTTCACAGGGTGCACGTAAAGTGAAAGCCTGTGCTGCGCTCAACCTGTCGATACGCACGGTTCAGCGCTGGCAAAAAGATGTAGAACAGGTGCGGGAAGATCAGCGTCAATACGCAGACCGGACAATGCCTGCCAACCAACTAACCAAGAGTGAGCAAAACGAGATTCTGAAAGTCTGTAACAGCGAGCGATTCAAAAGTAAGTCGCCATGCCAAATTGTACCGACACTGGCCGACGAAGGTGTTTATATGGCTTCTGAGTCAAGCTTTTATCGAGTGCTGAAGGCCCATAATCAACAGCATCATCGCGGTCGCAGTCAGAAGCCCGCAAAGCGGAAGCCGACATCGCATCGGGCTACGGCTCCGAATCAGCTCTGGTCGTGGGATATAACATTTTTGGGGTCGCCGATCAGGGGTAAATATTATTATCTCTATTTGGTTCTGGACGTCTATAGCCGCATGATTGTGACCTGGGAAGTCCATGAGAGGGAGTCCTCTGATCTGGCTGCTCAGATGATCCGCAAAGCTTTCATGCAGAATAAAATCAGCCTTCAGGAGCAACCACTGGTTCTGCACTCCGATAATGGCAGCCCAATGAAAGGGGCGACCATGCTGAGTACTCTTCAGCAGCTAGGAGTACAGACATCGTTCAGCAGGCCGCGCGTAAGTAACGATAACTCATACTCAGAGTCAGGCTTCAGAACCATGAAATATCGTCCCGGGTATCCGAATCACTTCTCCAGTCTGGAGTCAGCCAGAAAGTGGGTGTACGGGTTCGTAAACTGGTACAACATGGAGCATAAGCACAGTGGCATCAAGTTCCAGACCCCCTACGACAGACATACAGGGAAGGCTCAGAAAAGGGTTCTGAATCGTGAAAGAGTTTACCGTAAAGCAAAAGAGCAACACCCTGAGCGATGGGGAAGCCGTGAAACCAGAAACTGGCAATTACCGGTAGAGGTGTGGCTTAACCCTGAGCGATCAGAGAATCAGCAGCATTGTGATTTAGCTGCATAA
- a CDS encoding IS3 family transposase (programmed frameshift), translated as MARYSKEMKESIIQKMMPPNNVSVTQLKRETGITDATLYTWRKQAKAQGVAVPGDGKNPQQWSAENKFAVLMETANMNTTELSEYCRKKGLYYEDLQQWKADFIAGSTKPAESRQVQAAARRDDKKRILKLEKELKRKDKALAETAALLVLTKKGKRDLGGARGRLIPLPDRKEAVALIQEAVSQGARKVKACAALNLSIRTVQRWQTDVEQVREDQRQYADRRMPANQLTKSEQNEILKVCNSERFKSKSPSQIVPTLADEGVYMASESSFYRVLKAYNQQHHRGRSRKPGKRKPTSHRATGPNQLWSWDITFLGSPIRGKYYYLYLVLDVYSRMIVTWEVHERESSDLAAQMIRKAFMQHKISLKEQPLVLHSDNGSPMKGATMLSTLQQLGVQTLFSRPRVSNDNSYSESGFRTMKYRPGYPNHFSSLESARKWVYGLVNWYNMEHKHSGIKFQTPYDRHTGKAQKKVLNRERVYRKAKEQHPERWGSRETRNWQLPVEVWLNPERSENKQHCDLAA; from the exons ATGGCTCGCTACTCCAAAGAAATGAAAGAGTCCATTATCCAGAAGATGATGCCGCCTAATAATGTTTCCGTGACTCAGCTTAAAAGAGAAACCGGCATTACTGATGCAACCCTGTATACTTGGCGCAAACAGGCAAAAGCGCAAGGTGTAGCCGTGCCCGGTGATGGTAAGAATCCTCAGCAGTGGAGTGCTGAAAACAAGTTCGCGGTTCTGATGGAAACCGCCAACATGAACACAACAGAGCTATCCGAATACTGTCGTAAGAAGGGTCTCTACTATGAAGACTTGCAGCAGTGGAAAGCTGATTTTATCGCAGGCAGCACAAAGCCTGCTGAATCCCGTCAGGTACAGGCCGCTGCCAGACGAGATGACAAGAAGCGCATCCTGAAACTGGAAAAAGAACTCAAACGCAAAGACAAAGCACTTGCTGAAACCGCAGCATTGTTGGTTCTAACAAAAAAGG GCAAACGCGATCTGGGGGGAGCGCGAGGACGATTGATTCCTCTCCCTGATCGCAAGGAAGCCGTTGCTTTAATCCAGGAAGCTGTTTCACAGGGTGCACGTAAAGTGAAAGCCTGTGCTGCGCTCAACCTGTCGATACGCACGGTTCAGCGCTGGCAAACGGATGTGGAACAGGTACGGGAAGATCAGCGTCAATACGCAGACCGGCGAATGCCTGCCAACCAACTGACCAAGAGTGAGCAGAACGAGATTCTGAAAGTCTGTAACAGCGAGCGATTTAAAAGTAAGTCGCCAAGCCAGATTGTACCGACACTGGCCGACGAAGGTGTTTATATGGCTTCTGAGTCAAGCTTTTATCGAGTGCTCAAGGCCTATAATCAACAGCATCACCGCGGTCGCAGTCGGAAGCCCGGAAAGCGGAAGCCAACATCGCATCGGGCCACGGGACCAAATCAGCTCTGGTCGTGGGATATAACCTTTTTAGGGTCACCCATCAGGGGTAAATATTATTACCTCTATTTGGTTCTGGACGTCTATAGCCGCATGATTGTGACCTGGGAAGTCCATGAGAGGGAGTCCTCTGATCTGGCTGCTCAGATGATCCGAAAAGCGTTCATGCAGCATAAGATCAGCCTTAAGGAACAACCGCTGGTCCTGCATTCGGATAATGGCAGTCCGATGAAGGGGGCGACCATGCTGAGTACTCTTCAGCAACTGGGTGTACAGACATTGTTCAGCAGGCCACGCGTGAGTAACGATAACTCATACTCAGAGTCAGGCTTCAGAACCATGAAATATCGTCCCGGGTATCCGAATCACTTCTCCAGTCTGGAGTCAGCCAGAAAGTGGGTGTACGGGCTCGTAAACTGGTACAACATGGAGCATAAGCACAGTGGCATCAAGTTCCAGACCCCCTACGACAGACACACAGGGAAGGCTCAGAAAAAGGTTCTGAATCGTGAAAGAGTTTACCGTAAAGCAAAAGAGCAACACCCTGAGCGATGGGGAAGCCGTGAAACCAGAAACTGGCAATTACCGGTAGAGGTGTGGCTTAACCCTGAGCGATCAGAGAATAAGCAGCATTGTGATTTAGCTGCATAA
- a CDS encoding death domain-containing protein, producing MKTARLLAMTRLFLLFILSVILPLAGHSSTYTSLLSWSDWGSSSKDTEKRGEALGEINKLSFIGNNPPLLLTYDRKTLAESGNAVSELENNQLYIILDSQPGDLFNFCFRTPPALSTGHFPSPPVIKKPVTGQGMTDIQNGRMRRVASIPDSGFQQHEYSARWRLPAGNQSLVLAIEDNDNGWVIEPECSGILSENAALKSSSGSNASDSKKASFVDIFYRNKQPVQNGPGKPDGSSRFSGPFAIPGTSETADNSEPYISSGGGGFGGGDDLDDLFKKKPGNGMAPLYSYELTSQPVSRMILVPVADGQTVKKQIWDTRIVLKIKRGWNEQAIIISQELWNKIRGANLERSSGFFLALSRNPDNPKAAFDHYLSSHSAQPLQTEDYRRYAQHEFILSPKQLRSVTVFPGHVPTGTSHSGGSSEAEKQMADLSETSPANTQFKQDNGRESRGSRGGNGSGGDDGSGRFSNTGLCQNCNKPVLAFNKCKECLDRESSVLEQEPTKKLLPLAGTVRKIPASEINVVEQGSTEEQPLAIRQDREIPVSGTKDADTSAIEVFQWFKSLKLNDRRRANLFHANHHYIFPEIYNLLTHSFFLDKNALSDFHSKWIRFVENNVSLYDLILYVVELAISQGVEEHLEVTRIIKAIALYRNVYMGEVALVQFKNELLTSLVGNNLLISDDSDQVFYSGLVREKKAVLINSIYQLFKKTGHLLQRETVPSGFKTIEMLNKLARDVYAKYNFGFPVIYGRGFDIVMWGYANRGQYSFITPSNKNNLLEMASHQTLQSLALNVSVDGSSEYEDVRAMFTALVLIRSMLSHRLSTMFPEHVHFAEKLPGKQLELLRDFTFKARKKLIEALELSEPEERDEFIRNMFLIFGMVPRELSDQLSWEVNHEFFPLTQAAEYVSKHPRYHPFKTGTPQAVIMKAPLPLGELLNIGLKLGKDWKNFARQTGVFNNHNLRSIDDDIDEDDGKAMEMLERWKKRKVELTFKDLLLVLEKIKRNDLKREIMDRYGL from the coding sequence ATGAAAACGGCAAGGCTTCTCGCTATGACCCGCCTGTTTCTGTTATTCATCCTGTCTGTCATTTTGCCGCTTGCTGGTCACAGTTCTACTTATACCAGCCTGTTGAGCTGGTCAGATTGGGGGAGTTCCTCCAAAGACACTGAGAAGCGGGGTGAGGCATTGGGGGAGATTAACAAACTATCGTTTATAGGGAACAATCCGCCCCTCCTTCTTACTTATGATCGCAAGACGCTTGCAGAGAGCGGTAATGCAGTTTCTGAACTGGAGAACAATCAGCTTTACATCATCCTCGATAGCCAACCGGGCGACCTGTTTAATTTTTGTTTCAGGACGCCTCCCGCATTGTCGACAGGGCATTTTCCTTCCCCTCCTGTAATTAAAAAGCCCGTAACGGGTCAGGGTATGACGGATATACAAAATGGGAGAATGAGACGGGTCGCATCGATACCAGACAGTGGTTTTCAGCAGCATGAGTACTCCGCCAGATGGCGTTTACCGGCAGGTAATCAGTCTTTGGTTCTGGCCATCGAAGACAATGATAATGGATGGGTTATAGAACCGGAATGTAGCGGTATTCTTTCAGAAAACGCTGCTTTAAAGTCGTCATCGGGCAGCAACGCATCTGATAGCAAAAAAGCATCATTTGTCGATATTTTTTACCGTAATAAACAACCTGTACAAAATGGGCCTGGTAAGCCTGACGGCAGCAGCCGTTTCAGTGGGCCTTTTGCAATACCCGGAACCTCTGAGACTGCGGATAACAGCGAGCCTTACATAAGCTCAGGTGGTGGCGGTTTTGGTGGTGGTGATGATTTAGATGATTTATTCAAGAAAAAGCCAGGAAATGGGATGGCTCCCCTTTACTCTTATGAATTAACGAGTCAGCCGGTCAGTAGAATGATCCTGGTGCCTGTCGCCGACGGGCAGACCGTAAAAAAACAAATTTGGGATACCAGGATTGTGCTCAAAATCAAGCGGGGTTGGAATGAACAGGCGATCATTATTTCGCAGGAACTTTGGAATAAGATAAGGGGTGCAAATCTTGAAAGGAGTTCAGGGTTTTTTCTGGCATTGTCCAGAAATCCCGATAATCCGAAAGCTGCATTTGACCATTACTTGAGCAGTCACTCGGCACAGCCGTTACAAACAGAAGACTACCGTCGTTATGCACAGCACGAGTTTATTTTAAGTCCCAAACAATTACGCAGCGTGACCGTTTTTCCGGGCCATGTCCCTACCGGGACCAGCCACTCCGGGGGAAGTAGTGAGGCTGAAAAACAAATGGCCGACCTTAGTGAAACCTCGCCCGCCAATACCCAGTTTAAACAAGACAATGGTCGTGAAAGTCGAGGCAGCCGAGGTGGAAATGGGAGTGGGGGCGACGATGGGTCAGGTAGATTTTCAAACACTGGGTTATGCCAAAATTGTAATAAACCGGTATTAGCTTTCAATAAATGTAAAGAATGTCTGGATCGTGAATCCAGTGTACTTGAGCAGGAACCGACTAAAAAACTGCTTCCTTTAGCAGGAACCGTAAGGAAAATACCAGCGTCAGAAATCAATGTGGTAGAACAGGGGTCGACTGAAGAACAGCCTCTTGCCATAAGACAAGATAGAGAAATACCGGTGTCAGGAACAAAAGATGCTGATACTTCAGCAATCGAGGTGTTCCAATGGTTCAAAAGTTTGAAATTAAATGATAGGCGGAGAGCAAATCTTTTTCACGCTAATCATCACTATATTTTTCCAGAAATTTATAATCTTTTAACTCATAGTTTTTTTTTAGACAAAAATGCTCTTAGTGATTTTCATTCGAAATGGATTCGTTTTGTAGAGAATAACGTGTCACTTTATGATCTTATTTTATATGTTGTTGAGTTGGCAATATCGCAGGGAGTCGAAGAGCATCTCGAGGTGACGAGAATTATTAAAGCGATTGCATTATATAGAAATGTGTATATGGGCGAAGTTGCGTTGGTGCAATTCAAAAACGAATTGCTGACCTCCCTGGTGGGTAATAATCTTTTGATATCTGATGACTCAGACCAGGTTTTTTATTCAGGGTTAGTTCGCGAAAAGAAAGCGGTGCTAATTAATTCTATTTATCAGCTTTTTAAAAAAACAGGTCATCTTCTACAAAGAGAAACTGTTCCGTCGGGATTTAAAACAATAGAAATGTTAAATAAATTAGCCAGAGATGTTTATGCTAAGTATAATTTTGGTTTTCCGGTTATTTATGGTCGAGGGTTTGACATTGTTATGTGGGGCTATGCGAACCGAGGTCAATATTCTTTTATTACACCATCTAACAAAAATAATTTGCTTGAAATGGCTAGTCATCAAACACTTCAAAGCCTGGCATTAAATGTTTCTGTCGATGGATCATCAGAATATGAAGATGTTAGAGCTATGTTTACTGCTTTGGTTCTTATAAGATCAATGTTATCGCATCGTTTAAGCACTATGTTTCCTGAACATGTTCATTTTGCTGAAAAGCTACCCGGTAAGCAACTTGAGCTTTTGAGAGATTTTACCTTTAAAGCCAGAAAAAAGCTTATTGAGGCATTGGAGCTTAGTGAGCCAGAAGAAAGAGACGAATTCATTCGTAATATGTTTTTGATCTTTGGTATGGTACCTAGAGAATTATCTGATCAATTGTCTTGGGAAGTTAATCACGAATTTTTTCCGTTAACGCAAGCCGCTGAGTATGTATCGAAACATCCGCGGTATCATCCATTTAAAACAGGTACTCCACAGGCGGTAATTATGAAAGCTCCTTTACCACTGGGAGAATTGCTGAATATTGGTCTTAAACTAGGCAAAGATTGGAAGAATTTTGCCAGACAAACGGGGGTTTTTAATAATCACAACCTAAGGAGTATTGATGATGATATCGATGAAGATGATGGAAAGGCAATGGAAATGCTGGAACGATGGAAAAAAAGGAAAGTTGAACTTACTTTTAAAGACTTACTGCTTGTTCTTGAAAAAATAAAACGAAATGATCTCAAGCGCGAGATAATGGATCGTTATGGTCTTTGA
- a CDS encoding death domain-containing protein, giving the protein MKTARLLAMIRLFLLFTLSVILPLAGHSATYTNLVSWTGWGSSSKDIKKSSKAGVEISKLSFIGNDPPLLLTYDCKTHDESGKTVPELDNNQLYIILDSQPGDLFNFCFRTPPALSTGHFPSPPVIKKTVTGQAMTDIQNGRMRRVESAHGSGFRQHEYSVRWRLPAGNQSLVLAIEDNDNGWVIEPECSGIFSESAALKSSSGSNTSDSKKASFVDIFYRNKQTVKHGPDKPDGSSRFSGPPAIPGVSDTADNSEPYISSGDGFGGGDDLDDLFKKKPGNGMAPLYSFELTSEPVSRMILVPVPDAVGQTVKKQIWDTRIVLKIKRGWNEQAIIISQELWNKIRSANPESSSGLFLALSRNPDNPEAVFDHYLSSHLAQPLQTEGYRRYAVQEFILSPKQLRSVTVFPGHVPTGTSHSGGSRQSEKQMANLSETRSANNQFKKDYGRQKRGSPSGRGSGGDDGSGGSPNSGLCQVCNKPALAFNKCKECLDRESSEVEQEPTKEMPPAIRQDRKTPVSATKCADTSAIYVFQWFRTLRLKERQRGNCFHKNDCYNFPQLYNLLTQSFMSDKNTLSKFHSHWVRFLNCSMSIYELISEVGRLAKLQGIEDYVEVTRIVKVLALYRDEFENETSLKEFGNDLLNCLTSYNFIAPDDSDQVFYSGLDRQKEVVLIKFIYQMFKKTGQLLEDEMFPSEFKIISMLNKLARDVYSKYAFGIPAADINDQELLEVVMWGCASQNEYSFITPFNNDVFLENINYQPLHLLALNISADQSLDVEDVKAMFTALALIRSMFGPRLNAVFPEHVSFAKDVTHEQLDLLSTFTLIARVKLVEILNLAKPEEKDEFIRSMFLIFGMLPKDLSHELCTPEPVTLTQDTADEAAHAHYQQSERSTQQSVNLCSTVADQELQNIGFKLGIDWQKFAKNTGVLSDDHLRSINVYNDRFDDKVKAMMEKWKRMKGWITFNDLLDVLAEIERYDLITDVIDRYHL; this is encoded by the coding sequence ATGAAAACAGCAAGGCTTCTCGCTATGATCAGGCTGTTTCTGTTATTCACCCTGTCTGTCATTTTACCGCTTGCCGGTCACAGTGCTACTTATACCAATCTGGTGAGCTGGACGGGTTGGGGGAGCTCCTCCAAAGACATTAAGAAGTCGAGTAAGGCAGGGGTAGAAATTAGCAAACTGTCGTTTATAGGGAATGATCCACCCCTCCTTCTTACTTATGATTGCAAGACGCATGACGAGAGCGGTAAAACAGTTCCTGAACTGGATAACAATCAGCTTTATATTATCCTCGATAGCCAACCGGGCGACCTGTTTAATTTTTGTTTCAGGACGCCTCCCGCTTTGTCGACTGGACATTTTCCCTCCCCTCCTGTAATTAAAAAAACTGTGACGGGTCAGGCTATGACGGATATACAAAATGGGAGAATGAGACGGGTCGAATCGGCACATGGCAGTGGTTTTAGGCAGCATGAGTACTCCGTCAGATGGCGTTTACCGGCAGGTAATCAGTCTTTGGTTCTGGCCATCGAAGACAATGATAATGGATGGGTTATAGAACCGGAATGTAGCGGTATTTTTTCAGAAAGCGCTGCTTTAAAGTCGTCATCGGGCAGCAACACATCCGATAGTAAAAAAGCATCATTTGTTGATATTTTTTACCGTAATAAACAGACTGTAAAACATGGGCCTGATAAGCCTGACGGCAGCAGCCGTTTCAGTGGGCCTCCTGCAATACCCGGAGTCTCTGATACTGCGGATAACAGCGAACCCTACATAAGCTCTGGTGACGGTTTTGGTGGTGGCGATGATTTAGACGATTTATTCAAGAAAAAGCCAGGAAATGGGATGGCTCCCCTTTACTCTTTCGAATTAACGAGTGAGCCGGTCAGTAGAATGATCCTGGTGCCTGTTCCTGACGCAGTCGGGCAGACCGTAAAAAAACAGATTTGGGATACCCGGATTGTGCTCAAAATCAAGCGGGGTTGGAATGAACAGGCGATTATTATTTCACAGGAACTTTGGAATAAGATAAGGAGTGCAAATCCTGAAAGCAGTTCAGGGCTTTTTCTGGCATTGTCCAGAAATCCTGATAATCCGGAGGCTGTATTTGATCATTACCTGAGCAGTCACTTGGCACAACCGTTACAAACAGAAGGCTACCGTCGTTATGCAGTGCAAGAGTTTATTTTAAGTCCCAAACAATTACGCAGCGTGACCGTTTTTCCGGGCCATGTCCCTACCGGGACCAGCCACTCCGGGGGAAGCCGTCAGTCTGAAAAGCAAATGGCCAACCTCAGTGAAACCCGATCTGCCAACAACCAATTTAAAAAAGACTATGGTCGTCAAAAGCGGGGCAGCCCCAGTGGAAGAGGGAGTGGGGGAGATGATGGGTCAGGTGGATCACCAAACAGTGGGTTATGCCAAGTTTGTAATAAACCGGCACTAGCTTTCAATAAATGCAAGGAATGTCTGGATCGTGAATCCAGTGAAGTTGAGCAGGAGCCGACTAAAGAAATGCCTCCTGCAATTAGACAAGATAGAAAAACACCTGTGTCAGCAACAAAATGTGCTGACACATCAGCAATCTATGTATTTCAATGGTTCAGAACATTAAGATTAAAGGAAAGGCAGAGAGGGAATTGTTTTCACAAAAATGATTGCTATAACTTTCCACAACTTTATAATCTTTTAACTCAAAGTTTCATGTCAGATAAAAATACGCTTAGTAAGTTTCATTCCCATTGGGTTAGGTTTTTAAACTGCAGCATGTCAATTTACGAGCTTATTTCAGAAGTCGGTCGATTGGCAAAATTACAGGGAATCGAAGATTATGTTGAGGTAACAAGGATAGTTAAAGTACTTGCTCTTTACAGGGATGAATTTGAGAACGAAACTAGCTTGAAAGAATTCGGAAACGACTTGCTGAACTGCTTGACGAGTTACAATTTTATTGCCCCTGATGACTCAGATCAAGTTTTTTATTCAGGATTGGATCGCCAAAAGGAAGTAGTGTTAATTAAGTTTATTTATCAGATGTTTAAAAAAACTGGTCAGTTGCTAGAAGACGAAATGTTTCCATCGGAATTTAAAATAATATCAATGTTAAATAAATTGGCCAGAGACGTTTATAGCAAGTATGCTTTTGGCATTCCGGCTGCGGATATTAATGATCAGGAGTTATTAGAAGTTGTTATGTGGGGTTGTGCGAGCCAAAATGAATATTCTTTTATTACTCCATTTAATAATGATGTTTTTCTTGAAAATATCAATTATCAACCACTTCACCTTCTGGCATTAAATATTTCTGCCGATCAATCATTAGATGTTGAAGATGTTAAAGCAATGTTTACTGCTTTGGCTCTTATAAGATCAATGTTCGGTCCACGTTTAAACGCTGTATTCCCTGAACATGTCAGCTTTGCCAAAGATGTAACCCATGAGCAACTTGATCTGTTAAGTACTTTTACCCTTATAGCGAGGGTAAAGCTGGTTGAGATACTGAATCTTGCTAAGCCGGAAGAAAAAGATGAATTTATTCGTAGTATGTTTTTGATCTTCGGTATGCTTCCTAAGGATCTATCTCATGAACTGTGCACTCCCGAACCTGTTACGTTAACGCAAGACACTGCAGACGAAGCTGCGCATGCTCATTATCAACAATCAGAAAGAAGCACACAGCAGTCTGTAAATTTGTGCTCTACTGTAGCAGACCAGGAACTTCAGAATATTGGTTTTAAACTTGGCATCGATTGGCAAAAATTTGCCAAAAATACGGGTGTTCTTAGTGACGATCATCTAAGAAGTATTAATGTTTATAACGATAGGTTTGATGATAAGGTTAAGGCAATGATGGAAAAATGGAAACGAATGAAAGGCTGGATTACTTTCAATGACTTACTGGATGTTCTTGCAGAAATCGAACGATATGATCTTATAACCGACGTAATAGATCGTTATCATCTTTGA